The following are encoded in a window of Pyrenophora tritici-repentis strain M4 chromosome 6, whole genome shotgun sequence genomic DNA:
- a CDS encoding putative GNAT family acetyltransferase, whose translation MTQSTRPEVWIRPAIFTDDKEIVGQLFLAYARSLPISLDFQNFEHELAALPGKYASEKGGAVWLAYATIEQEPANTSKGQKEQAIGCIAIRPFFSTPTIAESATLLSNTTSPTTTTCELKRLYLTPTSRGLGVSKLLMDVAISHARKLGYKEMLLDTLSSMAPARKLYKGYGFEEISSYYESVEDAVFYRLVL comes from the coding sequence ATGACCCAAAGCACGCGACCAGAAGTCTGGATCCGCCCCGCCATCTTCACAGACGACAAAGAAATTGTGGGGCAGCTATTTCTTGCATACGCACGCTCATTGCCCATCAGCCTCGACTTCCAAAATTTCGAACACGAATTGGCGGCTTTACCGGGGAAATATGCGAGCGAAAAGGGCGGTGCAGTGTGGTTGGCATATGCGACAATAGAACAGGAGCCTGCCAACACCAGCAAAGGACAGAAAGAGCAAGCTATAGGATGCATAGCTATTCGACCATTCTTCTCTACACCTACTATAGCTGAGTCGGCAACTTTGCTGTCGAATACAACGTCGCCTACAACTACAACATGTGAGCTCAAGCGACTCTATCTTACACCTACATCTCGCGGTCTTGGCGTGTCCAAATTACTGATGGATGTCGCGATTTCGCATGCGAGGAAACTGGGGTACAAAGAGATGCTACTTGACACGCTGAGTAGTATGGCGCCGGCGAGGAAGCTGTATAAAGGGTATGGATTTGAGGAGATTAGTAGCTACTACGAGAGTGTGGAGGATGCCGTGTTTTATCGGTTAGTGCTTTAA
- a CDS encoding HepA, Superfamily II DNA-RNA helicase, SNF2 family encodes MQLRLCCNSPYNFFNPFIKADTDGTETFASETEPDETIVSTSGKMLLLDSLLPELIRRGHKVLIFSQFTTTLDLLGHYLDLRSWNYARIDGSVAQTDRQEQILAFNKPSTTKEAADIFILSTRAGGQGINLAAADTVILFDSDWNPQQDLQAMDRAHRIGQTRNVIVYRFATRNTVEQKLLESAEAKRRLEKLVIRKGGVRNDRGSGRGNDKEQEVEELQRLLRRSDGEKFDVEGTEVGKILGEEELEILLDRSEEAYERAERGLDIGGEGKVFQAVGKREEGALMEGLRA; translated from the coding sequence ATGCAACTCCGACTCTGCTGTAACTCGCCCTACAACTTCTTCAACCCCTTTATCAAAGCCGACACCGATGGCACCGAAACCTTTGCCTCGGAGACAGAGCCAGATGAGACGATCGTCTCCACGTCAGGCAAGATGCTCCTCCTTGACTCCCTCCTCCCCGAACTCATCCGCCGAGGCCACAAAGTCCTCATCTTCTCGCAATTTACAACAACTCTCGATCTCCTGGGTCACTACCTCGACCTGCGGTCCTGGAACTACGCCCGCATTGACGGCTCAGTAGCGCAAACAGACCGTCAAGAGCAGATACTCGCCTTCAACAAGCCCTCGACTACCAAAGAGGCAGCGGATATTTTCATCTTGTCAACACGTGCCGGTGGCCAAGGCATCAACCTCGCAGCCGCTGATACAGTCATTCTATTCGACAGCGACTGGAACCCCCAACAAGACCTCCAAGCCATGGACCGCGCCCATCGTATCGGCCAAACAAGAAACGTCATCGTGTACCGCTTTGCCACGCGCAACACCGTCGAGCAGAAACTGCTTGAATCCGCGGAAGCGAAGCGTAGGCTGGAGAAACTGGTTATCAGAAAAGGTGGTGTGCGGAATGATCGCGGGAGTGGGCGTGGGAATGACAAGGAGCAGGAGGTTGAGGAGCTGCAGAGACTGTTGAGGAGGAGTGATGGGGAGAAGTTTGATGTTGAGGGTACGGAGGTGGGGAAGATTCTGGGGGAGGAGGAATTGGAGATTTTGCTGGATAGGAGTGAGGAGGCGTATGAGAGGGCGGAGAGGGGGTTGGATATTGGGGGCGAAGGGAAGGTGTTTCAGGCTGTGGGGAAGAGGGAGGAGGGAGCTCTTATGGAGGGCTTGAGAGCGTGA
- a CDS encoding Peroxidase-2 domain containing protein produces MLFSSSSLHLALLAAAPLANAWPTAILDAAGHDPELLKRATEAARLMKGRQQGIGAVTAVFEPVPIFNARAQYVNVSRGSGHEYVAPGPNDLRGPCPGLNALANHNFLPHNGVATVTQYVEVTQRVVGMGVLLGTFLTVLAGALDGNILTWSMGGTPPGVLEGLLGGALNGNGLSGSHNKYETDASPTRPDLYQGGNNYKVVTSQFQELVDMSPGGITMESLTAFRNRRFDQQVSSNPYFFNGPFSGMLVQPAAYTFIYRFMANHSAEHPAGILSSEVLQSWFGVQGNSGNYKAIVGTERIPDNWFISIGGNTGKPNSFVGVNVGDLSGGVFSSGNMLEGNNLACFLYQTAAQAKPDLLLGALSALTNIVGNLMATLGCPELKAIDAEQLKQFPGYQRNPVYG; encoded by the exons ATgctcttctcttcttcttcacttcACTTGGCGCTGCTTGCCGCGGCACCACTGGCAAACGCATGGCCGACGGCTATCTTAGATGCCGCTGGTCATGATCCTGAACTCCTGAAGCGAGCAACCGAGGCGGCGAGGCTCATGAAGGGTCGGCAACAGGGTATCGGTGCTGTCACTGCCGTCTTCGAACCCGTTCCCATCTTCAATGCTCGGGCACAGTACGTCAACGTATCTAGGGGCTCAGGGCACGAGTATGTTGCCCCTGGACCAAACGACCTCAGAGGACCCTGTCCGGGTTTAAACGCCCTTGCAAACCAC AACTTCCTTCCACACAATGGCGTCGCCACTGTCACACAATACGTCGAAGTGACCCAACGCGTTGTCGGCATGGGCGTCCTCCTGGGAACCTTCCTGACCGTCCTCGCCGGCGCCCTAGACGGCAACATATTAACCTGGTCCATGGGTGGCACACCACCGGGTGTCCTCGAAGGCCTCCTCGGCGGAGCCCTCAACGGCAACGGCCTCAGTGGTTCCCACAACAAATACGAAACCGATGCCTCACCCACGCGGCCCGACCTCTACCAAGGCGGCAACAACTACAAGGTCGTGACATCTCAGTTCCAGGAACTCGTCGACATGTCCCCTGGAGGTATTACAATGGAGAGCCTAACAGCGTTCCGAAACCGTCGCTTCGATCAGCAGGTTTCTAGTAACCCGTACTTCTTCAATGGCCCCTTTTCCGGTATGTTGGTGCAACCTGCAGCGTACACCTTTATCTACCGTTTCATGGCCAACCATAGCGCTGAGCACCCCGCCGGTATTTTGTCGTCTGAGGTGCTGCAGTCATGGTTCGGTGTCCAGGGAAACAGCGGTAACTACAAGGCTATTGTGGGTACTGAGCGTATTCCGGATAACTGG TTCATCAGCATCGGCGGCAACACTGGCAAGCCCAACAGCTTCGTCGGCGTCAACGTTGGAGATCTGTCCGGCGGCGTGTTCAGCTCTGGAAACATGCTAGAGGGAAATAACCTCGCCTGCTTCCTTTACCAGACCGCTGCTCAAGCGAAGCCCGATCTGTTGCTTGGTGCGCTCAGTGCGCTGACGAATATTGTGGGAAACTTAATGGCGACGTTGGGTTGCCCCGAGTTGAAAGCGATTGACGCGGAGCAGTTGAAGCAGTTTCCGGGTTATCAGAGGAATCCGGTTTATGGGTAG